Proteins from one bacterium genomic window:
- the gcvPA gene encoding aminomethyl-transferring glycine dehydrogenase subunit GcvPA, whose protein sequence is MPYTPHTEQDIRAMLDAVGLPDVEDLFAAIPAAVRARAGLGLPASLSEEEVWRVMSNLAAFNVGQDELVSFMGGGVYDTYIPAAVDALSSRSEFLTAYTPYQPEVSQGTLQVIYEWQTFVSRLTGLPVANASLYDGATALVEALLMALAKTGRGKVILPETLNPRYRRVVETYLKEGGADILTAPRGADGATDPAGLAGLVDETTAAVVLQTPNYLGRLEPVDELAAALGASGALLIALVNPVSLSVVRPPASYGASIVVGEAQPFGIPCSWGGPLLGFLACTEDLKRQIPGRVAGRTVDSKGRTGYVLTLQTREQHIRREKATSNICTNQGLNMTRAAITLALLGAEGFKALGEANLKRAAALRAVLGRIDGPTFPCEGPVFNELVVRLPGSASAFAAFARGHGVLAGIPLDGFAGCGAGDLLVAVTERRTADEIETYGNLVRDYLEARGDD, encoded by the coding sequence ATGCCCTACACGCCGCACACGGAACAGGACATCCGCGCCATGCTCGACGCGGTCGGCTTGCCGGACGTCGAGGATCTGTTCGCCGCCATCCCCGCCGCGGTGAGGGCTCGCGCGGGGCTCGGCCTGCCCGCTTCGCTGTCCGAAGAAGAGGTCTGGCGCGTCATGAGCAACCTGGCCGCCTTTAACGTCGGACAGGACGAACTCGTGTCCTTCATGGGCGGCGGCGTCTACGACACGTACATCCCGGCCGCAGTGGACGCCCTGTCGAGCCGCAGCGAGTTCCTCACCGCCTACACGCCGTACCAGCCGGAGGTCTCGCAGGGGACGCTGCAGGTCATCTACGAGTGGCAGACATTCGTGAGCCGGCTGACGGGGTTGCCGGTGGCCAACGCCAGCCTGTACGACGGCGCCACGGCCCTCGTCGAGGCGTTGCTGATGGCGCTGGCGAAGACCGGGCGCGGCAAGGTGATCCTGCCGGAGACGCTCAATCCGCGTTATCGGCGTGTCGTCGAGACCTACCTGAAGGAGGGAGGCGCGGATATCCTGACCGCCCCCCGCGGAGCCGACGGCGCGACCGATCCGGCCGGGCTGGCCGGGCTGGTGGACGAGACGACGGCTGCGGTCGTCCTGCAGACGCCCAACTACCTGGGACGGCTCGAGCCCGTGGACGAGCTCGCGGCCGCCCTCGGCGCCAGCGGCGCCCTGCTGATCGCCCTCGTCAACCCCGTCTCACTGTCGGTCGTCAGGCCGCCGGCCTCCTACGGCGCCTCGATCGTCGTGGGCGAGGCGCAGCCCTTCGGGATACCCTGCAGCTGGGGCGGTCCGCTGCTCGGTTTCCTGGCCTGCACCGAGGATCTGAAGCGGCAGATCCCCGGCCGCGTCGCCGGACGCACCGTCGATAGCAAGGGGCGCACCGGCTACGTGCTCACCCTGCAGACGCGCGAGCAGCACATCCGTCGCGAGAAGGCCACGTCGAACATCTGCACCAACCAGGGCTTGAACATGACGCGCGCCGCGATCACGCTGGCCCTGCTCGGCGCGGAGGGATTCAAGGCGCTGGGCGAGGCGAACCTCAAGCGCGCCGCCGCCCTGCGCGCCGTGCTCGGCCGCATCGACGGTCCGACCTTCCCCTGCGAGGGCCCGGTCTTCAACGAACTGGTGGTCCGGCTGCCTGGTTCCGCCAGCGCGTTCGCGGCATTCGCCCGCGGGCACGGCGTGCTGGCCGGCATCCCCCTGGACGGTTTCGCCGGCTGCGGCGCGGGGGATCTGCTGGTGGCGGTCACGGAGCGCCGTACGGCCGACGAGATCGAGACGTACGGAAACCTGGTGCGGGATTACCTGGAGGCGCGGGGCGATGACTGA